From Camelina sativa cultivar DH55 chromosome 7, Cs, whole genome shotgun sequence, one genomic window encodes:
- the LOC104700753 gene encoding LOW QUALITY PROTEIN: non-functional NADPH-dependent codeinone reductase 2 (The sequence of the model RefSeq protein was modified relative to this genomic sequence to represent the inferred CDS: substituted 5 bases at 5 genomic stop codons), with protein MSLTTVPTLPIRSGPSGHHSMPVLGFGTAASPLPEPTMLKETVIEAIKLGYRHFDTSPRYQTEEPIGEALAEAVSLGLVQSRSEFFVTTKLWCADAHAGLVVPAIKRSLKNLKLDYLDLYLIHWPVSSKPGKYKFPIEEDDFMPMDFEAVWSEMEKCHRLGLAKCIGVSNFSCKKLQHILSFATIPPSVNQVEMSPIWQQRKLMELCTLNDIVVTAYSVLGSRGAFXGTPKIMESDVLGEIAKXNXFGENXICNXXQVSMRWAYEQGVSMVVKSFTKERLEENLKIFDWSLTEEETQRISTEIPQFRNLGGEVYISEKGPIKSVAEMWDGEI; from the exons ATGTCTTTAACCACAGTCCCAACGCTCCCCATCAGATCCGGCCCTTCCGGCCATCACTCGATGCCTGTCTTAGGTTTCGGAACTGCCGCGTCTCCGCTACCGGAACCAACGATGCTGAAAGAGACGGTGATCGAAGCCATCAAGCTCGGTTATCGCCACTTCGACACATCTCCAAGGTACCAAACAGAGGAGCCCATCGGCGAAGCTTTGGCCGAGGCCGTCTCTCTCGGTTTAGTCCAATCTCGATCCGAATTCTTCGTCACTACCAAACTATGGTGTGCTGATGCTCATGCCGGTCTCGTCGTACCGGCCATCAAACGGAGTTTAAA GAACCTAAAACTGGACTATCTTGATCTTTACCTAATTCATTGGCCGGTTAGTTCTAAGCCTGGTAAATACAAGTTTCctatagaagaagatgattttatGCCAATGGATTTCGAAGCAGTATGGTCTGAAATGGAGAAGTGCCACCGACTCGGGCTTGCAAAGTGTATAGGAGTAAGCAATTTTTCATGTAAGAAGCTGCAACATATCCTCTCATTCGCGACAATCCCGCCAAGTGTTAATCAA GTTGAGATGAGTCCAATATGGCAACAGAGAAAACTAATGGAGCTGTGTACGTTGAACGATATCGTTGTCACAGCGTATTCAGTGTTGGGATCTAGAGGTGCTTTTTAGGGAACTCCCAAAATTATGGAATCAGACGTTCTTGGAGAAATAGCCAAGNAAAATTGATTTGGGGAAAATTGAAT TTGTAACTAGTAACAGGTGAGTATGAGATGGGCTTACGAACAAGGAGTGAGCATGGTGGTGAAGAGCTTTACAAAAGAGAGGTTGGAAGAGAATCTAAAGATATTTGATTGGTCGTTAACAGAAGAGGAGACGCAAAGAATCTCTACAGAGATTCCTCAGTTTAGGAACCTCGGCGGAGAGGTTTATATATCCGAGAAAGGTCCCATAAAGTCTGTCGCCGAGATGTGGGACGGCGAGATCTGA